A genomic region of Nostoc sp. UHCC 0702 contains the following coding sequences:
- a CDS encoding UTP--glucose-1-phosphate uridylyltransferase: MHKNKVSKAVIPAAGFGTRLFPATKVVKKELFPIIDRDGRAKPVILAIVEEAISAGITEIGIVVQPDDVAIFTDLFKNPPSTELLQKLSPQNQEYSQYLQDLGSKIVILTQEKQEGYGHAVFCAKDWVQNEPFLLMLGDHVYSSDTEISCSRQILNVYEQVNESVVSLTIMPETMLYKAGCVKGEWQELNSILTVTQVYEKPTIDYAQQHLHVEGMAEDEFLCIFGLYVLTPIIFDCLAENINKNLRDRGEFQLTTTLDNLRQQEGMTGYLVKGKCFDTGLPDAYRQTIIDYK, translated from the coding sequence ATGCACAAAAATAAAGTTAGCAAAGCTGTGATTCCGGCTGCTGGTTTCGGTACTCGTTTGTTTCCAGCGACGAAAGTTGTCAAAAAAGAACTTTTCCCAATTATTGATCGAGATGGCAGAGCAAAACCCGTGATTCTGGCAATTGTTGAAGAAGCAATCAGTGCTGGAATTACAGAAATTGGCATTGTGGTGCAGCCAGATGACGTAGCCATTTTCACAGATTTATTTAAAAATCCACCATCAACAGAACTTTTGCAGAAACTTTCACCTCAAAATCAAGAATACAGCCAATATTTGCAAGATTTGGGCAGTAAAATAGTCATCTTAACGCAAGAGAAACAAGAAGGCTACGGTCATGCAGTATTTTGTGCTAAAGACTGGGTACAGAATGAGCCATTTCTGTTAATGCTGGGCGATCATGTTTATAGTTCTGACACGGAAATATCTTGCTCTCGTCAAATTTTGAATGTTTACGAACAAGTCAATGAAAGTGTTGTGAGCTTAACAATTATGCCAGAAACAATGCTTTATAAAGCTGGTTGCGTGAAAGGAGAATGGCAAGAATTAAACTCAATTTTAACAGTAACCCAAGTCTACGAAAAACCTACTATTGATTATGCACAACAGCATTTACATGTAGAAGGAATGGCAGAAGATGAGTTTTTATGTATATTTGGATTGTATGTACTCACGCCAATAATTTTTGATTGTTTAGCAGAAAACATCAATAAAAACTTGCGCGATCGCGGTGAATTTCAGCTAACAACCACTCTTGATAATTTGCGACAACAAGAGGGAATGACGGGATATCTTGTCAAAGGAAAGTGTTTTGATACAGGATTGCCAGATGCTTATCGACAGACAATAATTGATTATAAGTAG
- a CDS encoding MASE1 domain-containing protein, with translation MQRRPESSTLAPMRRSLIISLVGLTALIMAHGMALLYQIQPGISLWYPPSGVAIALTFWFGPYGIVLTGVASLLMSPFWGLHGWNQLAALIGIIEPLIAWLLYRRLWRGSLTFNNLKDAAIFTLSVPLVASSSVAIVGNLVWVALGQMSADELALNIPHWWLGNAIGVMAITPTVLLIVTPCLQFWRLLPNSELLNTSSNLNFQLSRRLLIELSAILFFCIATAIITVSETHESGFKFQQLSFLSFVPVMWAATRFGVTSGMLISSFCVLVTLLCYLIAYPNSISLPTFPVQAEVLHVHKLSLLVQCVVSLLVGVAITERAKIQVALAVERVRLGEYQARAELSEKLIEVNNSLVKTNARLEEYNQEKDELLKREQALRRRLGNILEGMTDAFIAVNRDWQITYVNQQAAKIQGVAPENLIGKNYWEQWPATKGTKFDQEYWRSLNQEIPVHFEAFYETYDMWFEIHAYPFEDGFGIFLRNITERKQAEVERENLLTREQTARSEAEAANRYKDQFLAVLSHELRTPLNPILGWVILLRSRKLEGETLLRGLETIERNTKLQIKLIEDLLDVSRIQQGKLVLNIQPVNLVKAIEEALETVHLAVEAKNIQIQTLFEPNIGMISGDAARLQQIFWNLLSNAVKFTPSGGQIQVRLVQVDNFVELQIQDTGKGINAEFIPHIFEYFRQADGAITRQFGGLGLGLAITRHLTELHGGTVKAESLGEGMGATFTVRLPLMLNITQKDENTVKQHNYLNLEGLHILVVDDEIDTRDFLSIMLKQFGAMVSVVASAGEALEFIAKSKIDLLLSDIGMPGIDGYMLMHLIRAMPPEQGGQIPAIALTAYAGEMNQKQALSAGYQLHLVKPVEPDVLLKAITQVLAQPSFN, from the coding sequence ATGCAGCGCAGACCAGAATCTAGTACACTTGCACCTATGCGGCGATCACTAATTATTTCATTAGTGGGGCTAACTGCCCTGATTATGGCTCATGGTATGGCACTGCTCTACCAAATTCAGCCAGGAATATCTTTATGGTATCCGCCATCGGGAGTTGCGATCGCCCTGACATTCTGGTTTGGCCCCTATGGTATTGTCCTGACAGGGGTTGCATCGCTACTAATGTCACCTTTTTGGGGATTGCATGGTTGGAATCAATTAGCTGCTTTAATTGGTATCATCGAACCTTTGATTGCCTGGTTACTTTACCGTCGTCTGTGGCGGGGTTCGCTAACATTCAATAACCTCAAAGATGCTGCTATTTTTACCTTGAGTGTACCGTTAGTAGCGTCTAGTAGTGTAGCTATAGTTGGCAACTTGGTTTGGGTAGCGCTAGGCCAAATGTCTGCTGACGAATTAGCTCTAAATATTCCTCATTGGTGGTTGGGTAATGCCATAGGAGTTATGGCAATTACGCCTACCGTTCTTTTAATAGTAACTCCATGCTTGCAATTTTGGAGGTTGTTACCCAATTCAGAATTATTAAACACTTCATCCAATTTAAATTTCCAGTTATCGCGCCGTTTGTTAATAGAATTATCCGCCATATTATTCTTTTGTATAGCCACAGCAATTATCACCGTTTCAGAAACTCACGAATCAGGTTTTAAGTTCCAACAGTTATCATTTTTAAGCTTTGTTCCAGTGATGTGGGCTGCTACCCGCTTTGGAGTCACCAGCGGTATGTTAATTTCTAGCTTCTGTGTACTGGTGACATTGTTATGCTACCTAATTGCCTATCCCAACAGTATATCGTTGCCTACTTTTCCAGTACAAGCAGAAGTTTTGCACGTCCATAAACTGAGTTTATTGGTACAGTGTGTAGTGAGTTTGCTAGTGGGAGTTGCCATTACAGAAAGAGCAAAGATTCAAGTAGCCTTGGCTGTGGAAAGGGTACGATTGGGAGAATATCAAGCCCGTGCAGAACTATCGGAAAAACTCATTGAAGTGAATAATTCACTTGTAAAAACTAACGCTCGTCTTGAGGAATATAATCAAGAAAAAGATGAATTGCTCAAACGCGAACAAGCTCTTCGCCGTCGGCTTGGTAATATTTTAGAAGGCATGACTGATGCATTTATTGCTGTTAATCGAGACTGGCAAATTACTTATGTAAATCAACAAGCTGCCAAAATTCAAGGAGTAGCACCAGAAAACCTGATTGGTAAAAATTACTGGGAACAGTGGCCCGCCACTAAAGGTACAAAATTTGATCAAGAATATTGGCGATCGCTTAATCAAGAAATACCTGTCCATTTTGAGGCATTCTATGAAACATACGACATGTGGTTTGAAATCCACGCCTACCCTTTTGAAGATGGTTTTGGTATATTTTTGAGAAATATTACTGAACGTAAGCAGGCAGAAGTAGAGCGCGAAAATCTGTTAACGCGAGAACAAACTGCACGCAGTGAAGCCGAAGCAGCCAACCGATATAAGGATCAATTCCTAGCAGTCCTCTCTCATGAATTACGTACTCCGCTCAATCCTATATTGGGTTGGGTAATATTATTGAGGAGCCGTAAATTAGAAGGAGAAACCCTACTTCGGGGATTAGAAACCATCGAACGCAATACTAAATTGCAAATTAAATTGATTGAAGATTTATTAGATGTCTCTCGCATTCAGCAAGGAAAATTAGTTTTAAATATTCAGCCTGTTAATTTAGTTAAAGCTATTGAAGAAGCGTTAGAAACTGTACATTTAGCAGTGGAAGCAAAAAATATTCAAATTCAAACTTTATTTGAACCAAATATAGGAATGATTTCAGGAGACGCAGCGCGTCTCCAACAAATTTTTTGGAACTTACTTTCCAATGCAGTTAAATTTACTCCATCAGGAGGGCAAATACAAGTGCGGCTAGTACAGGTTGACAACTTTGTTGAGCTGCAAATTCAAGATACTGGAAAGGGCATTAACGCTGAATTTATACCCCATATTTTTGAATATTTTCGTCAAGCAGATGGAGCAATTACTCGACAATTTGGTGGATTAGGTTTAGGACTAGCTATTACTCGTCATTTGACTGAGTTGCATGGTGGAACTGTCAAAGCAGAGAGTCTAGGAGAAGGTATGGGGGCAACATTTACAGTCAGATTACCATTGATGCTCAATATTACACAAAAAGACGAAAATACTGTCAAACAACATAATTATTTAAATTTAGAAGGACTGCATATTTTAGTAGTAGATGATGAGATAGATACACGGGATTTTCTTTCGATAATGCTCAAACAATTTGGAGCAATGGTATCAGTGGTAGCATCGGCAGGAGAAGCCTTAGAATTCATTGCCAAATCCAAAATTGATTTACTATTAAGTGATATTGGTATGCCAGGAATAGATGGCTACATGCTCATGCATTTAATTAGAGCAATGCCACCAGAACAAGGAGGGCAAATTCCAGCGATCGCGTTAACTGCTTATGCTGGAGAAATGAACCAAAAACAAGCATTGTCAGCGGGGTATCAGCTGCATTTAGTTAAGCCCGTAGAACCAGATGTATTGTTAAAGGCAATAACGCAAGTTTTAGCGCAACCAAGTTTCAACTAA
- a CDS encoding MASE1 domain-containing protein: MFPTLTFPKIRFRYHRTLLIGFLILLPIHFALAKLATVFTFSDGSAAIWPSSGVFLATLLLFGRQFWIVLLLCDFIINRVLFFNTLASLVVASLNTIDSVIITSLVIRFIAAPYPFNRTQDAIKFIASLLPFTPLTGLIGATTQCIVGMSPWDNFRLLWLAWYIITVVSMLIVAPALLTLFEHFRTRQQFKRTLIAEFVLVIALLVGIGCTAFWSNNPVEYMMVLPLLWAAFRLQQWQTTLLIIVMASIGIVGTSKGFGSFAKDSVGTSLLLLQSFMSALTIATLILSAAMQENRTSSSQLEQANNELEHRVEQRTAELQQTLQELQIMQAQLIQREKMSSLGQLVAGVAHEINNPVNFIHGNLIHVQEYTKNLLAFIELQQQYNPDPALEILTAAEDIDLEFLQEDLPKILSSMKLGTDRIRQIVLSLRNFSRMDEAEFKAVDIHAGIDSTLMILQHRLKATSEREEIEVIKDYGNLPLVECYAGQLNQVFMNILANAIDALEEGNAKQIKDQPNRLTIRTDVVDATWVEVAIADNGIGMSTNIQQRIFDPFFTTKPIGKGTGMGMSISYQIVTENHNGKLKCHSTPNQGTEFIIQVPLQQQAHHAV, encoded by the coding sequence ATGTTCCCAACACTAACTTTTCCAAAAATCCGTTTTCGGTATCATCGCACCCTATTAATCGGGTTTTTGATCCTGCTACCCATTCACTTTGCTCTGGCCAAGTTAGCAACAGTATTTACGTTTTCAGATGGGTCAGCTGCAATTTGGCCTTCATCTGGCGTTTTCTTGGCAACGCTACTGTTATTTGGGCGGCAGTTTTGGATTGTGTTGCTGCTTTGTGATTTCATTATTAATCGGGTGCTTTTTTTCAATACACTTGCTTCTTTGGTAGTTGCATCGCTTAATACAATCGATTCAGTAATTATTACTAGCTTAGTGATTCGCTTTATTGCAGCACCCTACCCATTTAATCGTACACAAGATGCTATTAAATTTATTGCTTCGCTCCTCCCTTTTACACCTTTAACTGGCTTAATTGGGGCAACAACTCAGTGTATTGTCGGCATGTCACCCTGGGATAACTTTCGGCTGCTGTGGCTGGCGTGGTATATTATTACAGTTGTGAGTATGTTAATTGTTGCTCCGGCATTATTAACGTTGTTTGAGCATTTCCGCACCCGTCAGCAATTTAAACGAACTTTAATCGCCGAATTTGTTTTAGTCATAGCACTGTTAGTCGGCATTGGGTGTACAGCCTTTTGGAGCAACAATCCGGTAGAGTATATGATGGTGCTGCCGTTGCTGTGGGCTGCTTTTCGCTTACAACAGTGGCAAACTACACTTTTAATTATTGTCATGGCCAGCATTGGAATTGTTGGTACGTCTAAAGGATTTGGATCATTTGCTAAAGACTCAGTTGGTACTTCTCTGCTGCTGTTGCAATCTTTTATGAGTGCATTGACTATTGCAACATTAATTTTGTCAGCAGCAATGCAAGAAAATCGCACCTCGTCCAGCCAACTAGAACAAGCCAATAATGAGCTAGAACATCGCGTTGAGCAGCGAACTGCGGAACTTCAGCAAACTCTACAAGAACTGCAAATTATGCAGGCGCAGCTGATTCAGAGAGAAAAAATGTCAAGCTTAGGGCAGTTGGTAGCTGGTGTGGCACATGAAATTAATAATCCAGTCAACTTCATTCATGGCAACCTGATCCATGTGCAAGAATATACTAAAAATTTATTAGCGTTTATAGAGTTACAGCAGCAGTATAATCCTGACCCTGCTTTGGAAATTTTAACAGCTGCCGAGGATATCGATTTGGAGTTTTTGCAGGAAGACTTACCAAAAATATTGTCTTCCATGAAGTTAGGCACCGATCGCATTCGTCAAATTGTGTTGTCGTTACGAAATTTCTCTCGTATGGACGAAGCTGAATTTAAAGCTGTTGATATTCACGCAGGTATCGACAGCACCTTGATGATTCTGCAACACCGTCTCAAAGCCACATCAGAACGAGAAGAAATAGAAGTGATCAAAGATTACGGTAATCTTCCCCTAGTAGAATGTTATGCCGGACAACTTAACCAGGTATTTATGAATATTCTGGCGAATGCAATTGATGCTTTAGAAGAGGGTAATGCCAAACAAATAAAAGATCAACCCAATCGACTGACAATTCGCACAGATGTTGTTGATGCCACCTGGGTAGAAGTCGCGATCGCTGATAATGGAATTGGTATGTCAACCAACATTCAGCAACGAATATTTGATCCCTTCTTTACCACTAAACCGATTGGCAAAGGAACCGGTATGGGGATGTCCATCAGTTATCAAATTGTTACGGAAAACCATAACGGGAAATTAAAGTGTCACTCAACTCCTAATCAAGGAACTGAGTTCATCATTCAAGTTCCTCTCCAGCAACAAGCTCATCATGCTGTTTAA
- a CDS encoding tetratricopeptide repeat protein, which yields MSLSLCMIVKNEEAALPQCLSSVKNVVDEMIVLDTGSSDRTLHIAKQFGAKVHHFEWCNNFSAARNAALKYVTGDWILVLDADETLTANIVPHIKAVMQREEYLLINLIRQEVGAVQSPYSLVSRLFRNHPDIRFERPYHALVDDSVSVILTKEPHWQIGYLQGVAILHKGYQKTAIAQNNKYAKAQVAMEEFLATHPHDPYVCSKLGALYVETGKITKGIELLKRGVAASEENYEILYELHYHLGIAHSHLQNSQQAIYHYQAAIKLPIYPMLKLGAYNNLGNLLKASGNLNGAKTAYETALKIDPDFAAGHYNLGMILKALGLLTDAIASYQKAIRLNPSYAEAYQNLGVVLLKLGNVQASLTAFGNAIVLHEQQNPEEAKRLRQGLRDMGLIKS from the coding sequence ATGAGTCTTAGTCTGTGCATGATTGTCAAAAATGAAGAAGCCGCACTACCGCAATGCTTGAGCAGTGTTAAAAATGTTGTAGATGAAATGATAGTGCTGGATACAGGGTCAAGCGATCGCACTCTTCATATTGCTAAACAATTTGGTGCAAAAGTTCATCACTTTGAATGGTGTAACAATTTCAGTGCTGCTCGCAATGCTGCTCTCAAATATGTTACTGGTGATTGGATTCTGGTATTAGATGCCGATGAAACACTGACAGCAAATATTGTGCCGCACATCAAAGCAGTCATGCAAAGAGAAGAATATCTGCTGATTAACCTCATCCGTCAAGAAGTTGGTGCAGTACAATCACCCTATTCCTTGGTTTCTAGGCTATTTCGCAATCATCCAGATATTCGCTTTGAACGTCCCTATCATGCCTTAGTGGATGACAGCGTGTCTGTGATTTTAACCAAGGAACCCCATTGGCAGATAGGTTATTTGCAAGGAGTGGCAATTTTACATAAAGGATATCAAAAAACTGCCATCGCCCAAAATAATAAATATGCTAAAGCACAAGTGGCGATGGAAGAGTTTCTGGCTACCCATCCTCATGATCCATATGTTTGTAGTAAATTGGGGGCGTTGTATGTAGAAACTGGCAAAATCACCAAAGGTATAGAGTTACTCAAACGAGGAGTTGCAGCTAGTGAAGAAAACTATGAAATTTTGTATGAACTGCACTACCATTTAGGCATTGCCCACAGTCATTTGCAAAACTCACAACAAGCAATTTACCACTATCAAGCTGCCATTAAATTGCCAATTTATCCCATGCTCAAACTAGGAGCATACAACAATCTGGGCAATTTACTTAAAGCATCTGGAAATCTTAACGGTGCAAAAACAGCTTACGAAACTGCTTTGAAAATAGACCCTGATTTTGCTGCTGGACATTATAATTTGGGGATGATATTGAAAGCTTTGGGCTTATTGACAGATGCGATCGCCTCTTACCAAAAAGCCATCAGGTTAAATCCCAGTTATGCCGAAGCTTATCAAAATTTAGGAGTCGTATTGTTGAAACTTGGCAATGTCCAAGCTAGTTTAACAGCTTTTGGTAATGCGATCGTGCTTCACGAACAGCAAAACCCCGAAGAGGCAAAGAGATTACGTCAGGGTTTGCGAGACATGGGTTTAATTAAGTCGTAA